A stretch of the Ornithodoros turicata isolate Travis chromosome 4, ASM3712646v1, whole genome shotgun sequence genome encodes the following:
- the LOC135391879 gene encoding uncharacterized protein LOC135391879 isoform X2 has translation MMSEFSKNLRVLVDKALGQYENLKESELYKVYFKEDPVLAACFAVCLGIICVPVLTFVTFMLVVGLLTFLGFLFVEGTLIVITVIVAICIFHFVGIFVVSAGSCVYIFYRILVMLNLISFVRGHGGQGAGSGATGTKQE, from the exons ATGATGTCTGAATTCTCCAAGAATCTACGCGTGCTGGTCGACAAGGCTTTGGGGCAATATGAGAACCTCAAGGAGAGTGAACTTTACAAGGTCTACTTCAAAGAAGACCCGGTGCTGGCCGCATGCTTCGCTGTTTGTCTAGGAATAATCTGCGTCCCGGTGCTCACGTTTGTGACGTTCATGCTGGTTGTTGGCTTGCTAACATTCCTGGGATTCCTTTTCGTTGAAG gAACTCTGATCGTCATTACAGTTATCGTGGCCATCTGTATTTTCCACTTTGTTGGAATCTTTGTGGTCAGCGCTGGATCCTGCGTCTACATTTTTTACCGCATCCTGGTCATGCTGAACCTCATATCCTTTGTTCGGGGACACGGTGGACAGGGTGCCGGGTCTGGAGCAACTGGAACCAAACAAGAATAA
- the LOC135391879 gene encoding uncharacterized protein LOC135391879 isoform X1, with protein sequence MPQDNQSESSGISRATDVDWEELTADDEDRTMMSEFSKNLRVLVDKALGQYENLKESELYKVYFKEDPVLAACFAVCLGIICVPVLTFVTFMLVVGLLTFLGFLFVEGTLIVITVIVAICIFHFVGIFVVSAGSCVYIFYRILVMLNLISFVRGHGGQGAGSGATGTKQE encoded by the exons ATGCCGCAGGACAATCAAAGCGAAAGCAGCGG CATTTCAAGGGCCACGGATGTGGATTGGGAAGAACTCACCGCAGACGACGAAGACCGCACCATGATGTCTGAATTCTCCAAGAATCTACGCGTGCTGGTCGACAAGGCTTTGGGGCAATATGAGAACCTCAAGGAGAGTGAACTTTACAAGGTCTACTTCAAAGAAGACCCGGTGCTGGCCGCATGCTTCGCTGTTTGTCTAGGAATAATCTGCGTCCCGGTGCTCACGTTTGTGACGTTCATGCTGGTTGTTGGCTTGCTAACATTCCTGGGATTCCTTTTCGTTGAAG gAACTCTGATCGTCATTACAGTTATCGTGGCCATCTGTATTTTCCACTTTGTTGGAATCTTTGTGGTCAGCGCTGGATCCTGCGTCTACATTTTTTACCGCATCCTGGTCATGCTGAACCTCATATCCTTTGTTCGGGGACACGGTGGACAGGGTGCCGGGTCTGGAGCAACTGGAACCAAACAAGAATAA